Proteins encoded together in one Gemmatimonadota bacterium DH-78 window:
- a CDS encoding sigma-54 dependent transcriptional regulator yields the protein MTPPRRILIVDDDRTFRLSTGELLRQDGHEVEMAADAAEAVATLDQARYDLVLLDMRMPGMDGLTAVEVLRKRGLGTPILMISGFGTIDTAVESLHRGADHFLSKPVDPDLLSARVAELLERRPAEERVREGALGSMVGHSSAMREVFEAVRQVAPTETTVLVQGETGTGKELLARAVHDLSDRAGGPFVPVNCAGLAEGVLESELFGHVRGAFTGAVADREGLFAAARGGTLFLDEVGDVSLALQQRLLRVLQEREVTPVGSSRARKVDVRVVAATHRDLRDEVARGRFREDLYYRLDIFRIDVPPLRARRADIPLLVEAALVRLRERSPRDPPSAVSPLAMRLLRAHDWPGNVRELFAVLESAAIRARGLRIEGQHLPAAIRDPGGEGGDGGRESRYQASSDADERAAILAALDEAAGSRSRAAELLGMSRTTLWRRMRDFGIGEEE from the coding sequence ATGACCCCGCCCCGCCGCATCCTGATCGTCGACGACGACCGCACCTTCCGGCTCTCCACCGGTGAGCTGCTGCGGCAGGACGGGCACGAGGTGGAGATGGCCGCCGACGCCGCCGAGGCGGTGGCCACCCTCGACCAGGCGCGGTACGACCTGGTGCTGCTCGACATGCGCATGCCCGGCATGGACGGGCTCACCGCCGTCGAGGTGCTGCGCAAGCGGGGGCTGGGCACCCCCATCCTGATGATCAGCGGCTTCGGCACGATCGACACCGCCGTGGAGTCGCTGCACCGCGGCGCGGACCACTTCCTGTCGAAGCCCGTCGACCCCGACCTGCTCTCGGCCCGGGTGGCCGAGCTGCTCGAGCGCCGGCCCGCCGAGGAGCGGGTGCGCGAAGGGGCGCTGGGCTCGATGGTGGGGCATTCGTCGGCCATGCGCGAGGTGTTCGAGGCCGTCCGGCAGGTGGCCCCCACCGAGACGACCGTGCTGGTTCAGGGCGAGACGGGCACGGGCAAGGAGCTGCTGGCCCGCGCCGTGCACGACCTGTCGGATCGCGCCGGTGGGCCCTTCGTGCCGGTCAACTGTGCGGGTCTGGCCGAGGGAGTGCTCGAGAGCGAGCTCTTCGGCCACGTGCGCGGCGCCTTCACCGGCGCGGTGGCCGATCGCGAGGGGCTGTTCGCCGCCGCGCGCGGGGGCACCCTCTTCCTCGACGAGGTGGGCGATGTGAGTCTCGCCCTCCAGCAGCGGCTGCTGCGGGTGTTGCAGGAGCGCGAGGTCACCCCGGTCGGGTCGTCACGGGCGCGGAAGGTCGACGTGCGGGTGGTGGCCGCCACCCATCGTGACCTGCGCGACGAGGTGGCCCGGGGTCGGTTCCGCGAAGACCTCTACTACCGCCTCGACATCTTCCGCATCGACGTGCCCCCGCTGCGCGCGCGCCGGGCCGACATTCCGCTGCTCGTGGAGGCCGCGCTGGTGCGGCTGCGAGAACGGAGTCCCCGAGACCCGCCGTCGGCCGTCTCTCCGCTGGCCATGCGCCTGCTGCGGGCGCACGACTGGCCCGGCAACGTGCGCGAACTCTTCGCGGTTCTGGAGAGCGCCGCGATCCGCGCCCGGGGACTCCGCATCGAGGGCCAGCACCTGCCCGCCGCGATCCGCGATCCAGGCGGCGAGGGGGGCGACGGTGGCCGCGAGTCGCGCTACCAGGCGAGCTCCGACGCCGACGAGCGCGCGGCGATCCTGGCCGCTCTCGACGAGGCCGCCGGTTCGCGAAGTCGCGCGGCCGAGCTCCTCGGCATGAGCCGCACGACCCTCTGGCGCCGGATGCGCGACTTCGGGATCGGCGAGGAGGAGTAG
- a CDS encoding OmpA family protein — protein MRASTAALATLLPALLLSTGCVKKSTHESTLAALSEARMDHEALREEMADRVEGLEAELEATRRANEAEQARLNAQIEAVRDSLSTMTDRHREAQARFDEARTEVHRLELVQRQRGEEFQRLNQRLQALSAIEREVRQRNDIYEEVIGRFRSLIDAGRLSVAIDRGRMVIQLPQDILFESGSATLGADGRTTLAEVATVLADIDDRSFQVEGHTDDVPIATARFPSNWELSTARALSVVRLLVDRGVAPGTLSGAGYGEYRPVSDNESPEGRRRNRRIEIVMLPNLDVIAAAQIAEAGGRPF, from the coding sequence ATGCGCGCCTCCACCGCCGCCCTCGCCACCCTCCTGCCCGCGCTCCTCCTGAGCACAGGGTGCGTGAAGAAGAGCACGCACGAGTCCACCCTCGCCGCGCTGTCGGAAGCGCGCATGGACCACGAGGCCCTGCGCGAAGAGATGGCCGATCGGGTGGAGGGGCTCGAAGCCGAACTCGAGGCCACCCGCCGCGCCAACGAGGCCGAGCAGGCCCGATTGAACGCGCAGATCGAGGCGGTGCGCGACTCCCTCTCGACCATGACCGACCGGCACCGCGAGGCGCAGGCGCGCTTCGACGAGGCGCGCACCGAGGTGCACCGTCTCGAGCTCGTACAGAGGCAGCGCGGCGAGGAGTTTCAGCGGCTGAACCAGCGGCTGCAGGCGCTCTCGGCCATCGAGCGGGAGGTGCGCCAGCGGAACGACATCTACGAGGAGGTGATCGGCCGCTTCCGCTCGCTCATCGACGCGGGACGCCTCAGCGTGGCCATCGACCGGGGACGCATGGTGATTCAGCTGCCGCAGGACATTCTCTTCGAATCGGGCAGCGCCACCCTCGGCGCCGACGGCCGCACCACGCTGGCCGAGGTCGCCACCGTGCTGGCCGACATCGACGACCGCAGCTTCCAGGTGGAGGGGCACACCGACGACGTGCCGATCGCCACGGCGCGGTTCCCCTCGAACTGGGAGTTGTCGACCGCCCGCGCGCTGTCGGTGGTGCGTCTGCTGGTCGATCGCGGCGTGGCGCCCGGCACACTGTCCGGCGCGGGCTACGGCGAGTACCGCCCGGTGAGCGACAACGAGAGCCCCGAGGGTCGCCGCAGGAACCGGCGCATCGAGATCGTGATGCTCCCGAATCTCGACGTGATCGCCGCGGCCCAGATCGCCGAGGCGGGCGGCCGGCCCTTCTAG
- the crcB gene encoding fluoride efflux transporter CrcB has protein sequence MTAVAVALGGALGALTRWWVSESLQGGAPDLRFPWGTFTVNLLGALLLGLLYGVLQHVEVSAGARAFMTVGVLGAFTTFSTFSFEAVAMAHGGALARAALYLGTSVLTGVLLAWLGFQAGQSIAAP, from the coding sequence ATGACCGCCGTCGCCGTCGCGCTCGGCGGTGCGCTGGGCGCCCTCACCCGTTGGTGGGTGAGTGAATCGCTCCAGGGCGGAGCCCCCGACCTTCGGTTCCCCTGGGGAACCTTCACGGTCAATCTCCTCGGGGCCCTTCTCCTGGGACTCCTCTACGGCGTGCTCCAGCATGTGGAGGTATCGGCAGGTGCCCGCGCTTTCATGACCGTTGGCGTTCTCGGCGCCTTCACCACCTTCAGCACCTTCAGCTTCGAAGCCGTCGCGATGGCCCATGGCGGCGCCCTCGCCCGCGCCGCTCTGTACCTGGGCACCAGCGTGCTCACCGGCGTGCTGCTGGCCTGGCTGGGTTTCCAGGCCGGCCAGTCCATCGCGGCCCCCTGA
- the aac(6') gene encoding aminoglycoside 6'-N-acetyltransferase: protein MDRAAPHSVTIRLAESSDRDAWIRLRDALWPGTPDDHRSEVDAFLSRPSPRDACFLAVAPEGAVIGFAEARLREYADGCVTSPVGYLEGIWVEPDHRRTRVGEALVAAVEGWARSRGCTEMASDRALDNEASGRFHEAAGFEEVERAVLYRKALDPGALD, encoded by the coding sequence ATGGACCGGGCGGCCCCGCATTCGGTGACGATCCGCCTCGCCGAGTCGAGCGACCGCGACGCGTGGATTCGCCTGCGCGACGCACTCTGGCCCGGCACCCCCGACGACCACCGCTCCGAGGTGGACGCCTTTCTCTCCCGGCCCTCGCCGCGTGACGCCTGCTTTCTGGCGGTCGCTCCCGAGGGCGCCGTGATCGGCTTCGCCGAGGCGCGCCTGCGCGAGTACGCCGACGGCTGCGTCACCTCGCCGGTGGGCTACCTCGAGGGGATCTGGGTCGAGCCCGATCACCGCCGCACCCGCGTGGGCGAGGCGCTCGTGGCCGCCGTCGAAGGGTGGGCCCGCTCGCGCGGGTGTACCGAGATGGCGTCGGACCGCGCGCTCGACAACGAGGCGAGCGGCCGCTTCCACGAGGCCGCCGGCTTCGAGGAGGTGGAGCGGGCGGTGCTGTACCGGAAGGCGCTGGACCCGGGGGCGCTGGACTAG
- a CDS encoding spondin domain-containing protein, producing MNFPTPTLRGALALPVLLALGACTKDKDPTMPAEPTTFEVTVENVSMAYAYASSGIFSTPIGEAAPGPLFPGGKYEFDFVAPPGASLSLATMMVQSNDFFYAPDGNGIALWSGGTQVTGDVTDQLLLWDAGSEADQEPGLGADQAPRQAGPDTGADDPDNTVRIASDAYGNLPAVSDVIRLTLESTGPYSWRARIENVSTTTTIMTSDGAAHPVPLSPGVFVVHSAADPLFTAGSPDRGEGLAAIAEDGAAGALGGVLEGQTGVSGVLSPGAWALHTGPSVIFAGGTPDRGEGLEGIAEDGSPTMLAASLATNPAIVESGVFDTPNGAASAGPALPGASYTFTFTAQEGDRLTFATMFAQSNDLFFAPAETGIDLFRAGAAISGDITGQILLWDAGTEVNERPGVGMYQAPRQAGPNTGPTENGDVRPVADGYDYGAVPERIRVTITPIG from the coding sequence ATGAACTTCCCCACCCCCACGCTCCGCGGCGCACTGGCGCTCCCGGTGCTCCTGGCGCTCGGCGCCTGCACGAAGGACAAGGATCCGACGATGCCGGCCGAGCCGACCACCTTCGAGGTGACGGTCGAGAACGTGTCGATGGCGTATGCCTACGCGAGCAGCGGCATCTTCTCCACCCCGATCGGCGAGGCGGCGCCGGGGCCCCTCTTCCCGGGAGGCAAGTACGAGTTCGACTTCGTGGCGCCCCCCGGGGCGAGTCTGTCGCTGGCGACCATGATGGTGCAGTCCAACGACTTCTTCTACGCGCCCGACGGCAACGGCATCGCCCTGTGGTCGGGCGGCACCCAGGTGACCGGCGACGTGACCGACCAGCTGCTGCTCTGGGATGCGGGCTCGGAGGCCGATCAGGAGCCGGGACTCGGCGCGGATCAGGCGCCCCGTCAGGCCGGTCCGGACACCGGGGCCGACGATCCCGACAACACCGTACGGATCGCGTCGGACGCCTACGGCAATCTCCCGGCGGTGTCGGATGTGATCCGGCTCACCCTCGAGAGCACCGGCCCGTACTCCTGGCGCGCCCGTATCGAGAACGTGAGCACCACCACCACGATCATGACCTCCGACGGAGCCGCGCACCCGGTGCCGCTCTCGCCCGGCGTGTTCGTGGTGCACTCCGCGGCCGACCCCCTGTTCACGGCCGGCAGCCCGGATCGGGGTGAGGGTCTCGCGGCGATCGCCGAGGATGGCGCGGCCGGTGCGCTGGGCGGAGTGCTCGAGGGGCAGACCGGGGTCAGCGGCGTGCTCTCGCCCGGTGCCTGGGCGCTGCACACGGGGCCGTCGGTGATCTTCGCCGGGGGAACTCCGGATCGGGGCGAGGGCCTGGAAGGCATCGCCGAGGACGGTTCGCCCACGATGCTCGCGGCCTCGCTCGCCACGAATCCGGCCATCGTCGAGTCGGGCGTGTTCGACACCCCCAACGGCGCGGCGTCGGCCGGCCCGGCGCTGCCGGGTGCGAGCTACACCTTCACCTTCACGGCGCAGGAGGGCGACCGGCTCACCTTCGCGACCATGTTCGCGCAGTCGAACGACCTCTTCTTCGCACCGGCCGAGACGGGCATCGACCTCTTCCGCGCGGGTGCGGCCATCAGCGGTGACATCACCGGCCAGATCCTGCTCTGGGACGCCGGCACCGAGGTGAACGAGCGGCCGGGCGTGGGCATGTACCAGGCGCCGCGGCAGGCCGGTCCGAACACGGGGCCCACCGAGAACGGCGACGTGCGCCCGGTGGCCGACGGCTACGACTACGGCGCCGTGCCCGAGCGGATCCGGGTGACGATCACCCCGATCGGCTGA
- a CDS encoding HAMP domain-containing sensor histidine kinase, producing MSASSTGRVPLVGALLLALASALVLALLPAGVALDRRIDGVLRATAIEDLGRAPMILEDRTAAREEALTMHAMSVATTAGVAEALAAGRGDEALAMASATAAMYGEDPVLVAPDGSWLAGPPLPDEAVEEVRRGGAPVLYLDDGDMPRSVALAPVGGGASGEAAGWMGIAGTSVPMDSTLATTLAALARADVTLIGADGRLVASTLSADTAQAVTSAVAAGAARALSEKVDEVMTGVGAIWVAPAEVPGAGTVLFTRAVDEELAALPGVRRSALLAGALTLVLALGVGVVVALSLARPVGGLAAAAGRVAEGDFAAPVPASNIEELDRLGRAFRTMRTSLQARLAELAEANTALEDRQRRLAGLQAELIRQDRLASSARMAAELAHEIRNPVANVRNCLEVVRRGLPEGSESTPFVDMAIDELLRMHELAEHLLDLNRPIDPGAGDCDPVEVARQVAMLAAVGDTSVEVDVRADPGVPRVPIPPDALKQILFNLVDNAREAAGSDRPIALAIRVDPATVTLDVLDRGPGIDPEVAAHLFDPFFTTKDAVTGVGLGLFVAEGLARRYGGRMEAGDRDDGPGARFRVELPRQAAAPGAADPESAEPGRAE from the coding sequence ATGTCTGCTTCTTCGACCGGTCGCGTGCCCCTCGTGGGCGCCCTCCTCCTGGCCCTCGCCTCGGCTCTGGTGCTCGCCCTGCTTCCGGCGGGCGTGGCGCTCGATCGCCGCATCGACGGGGTGCTGCGTGCCACCGCGATCGAGGATCTCGGCCGCGCCCCGATGATTCTGGAGGACCGCACGGCGGCCCGCGAAGAGGCGCTCACCATGCACGCCATGTCGGTGGCCACCACGGCCGGCGTGGCCGAGGCGCTGGCGGCGGGACGCGGCGACGAGGCGCTGGCGATGGCGTCGGCCACGGCCGCCATGTACGGCGAGGATCCGGTGCTGGTGGCGCCCGACGGATCGTGGCTGGCCGGCCCCCCGCTGCCGGATGAGGCGGTGGAGGAGGTGCGCCGCGGGGGCGCACCGGTGCTGTACCTCGACGACGGCGACATGCCGCGCAGCGTGGCGCTGGCTCCGGTGGGGGGAGGCGCGTCGGGAGAGGCGGCGGGGTGGATGGGCATCGCCGGCACCTCGGTGCCGATGGACTCCACCCTGGCCACCACGCTGGCCGCCCTGGCCCGCGCCGACGTCACCCTGATCGGCGCCGACGGCCGGCTGGTGGCATCGACGTTGTCGGCCGACACCGCGCAGGCGGTGACGTCGGCGGTGGCGGCCGGCGCCGCGCGAGCCCTGTCGGAGAAGGTGGACGAGGTGATGACCGGGGTCGGGGCCATCTGGGTGGCGCCCGCCGAGGTGCCGGGTGCCGGCACGGTGCTCTTCACCCGCGCGGTCGACGAGGAACTGGCGGCGCTGCCCGGGGTGCGGCGGAGCGCGCTGCTGGCCGGGGCGCTCACCCTCGTGCTCGCCCTCGGCGTGGGGGTGGTGGTCGCGCTCTCGCTCGCACGGCCGGTGGGCGGTCTGGCGGCGGCTGCGGGGCGGGTGGCCGAGGGAGACTTCGCGGCGCCCGTGCCGGCTTCGAACATCGAAGAACTCGACCGCCTCGGCCGCGCCTTCCGGACGATGCGCACGAGTCTGCAGGCGCGCCTCGCCGAACTGGCCGAGGCCAACACGGCCCTCGAAGACCGCCAGCGTCGGCTCGCCGGGCTCCAGGCCGAACTGATCCGCCAGGACCGGCTCGCTTCGAGCGCCCGCATGGCGGCCGAACTCGCGCACGAGATCCGCAACCCGGTGGCCAACGTACGGAACTGCCTCGAGGTGGTGCGGCGCGGGCTGCCCGAGGGGAGCGAGTCGACGCCCTTCGTCGACATGGCCATCGACGAGCTGCTGCGCATGCACGAGCTGGCCGAGCACCTGCTCGACCTGAACCGGCCCATCGACCCGGGCGCCGGCGACTGCGATCCGGTCGAGGTGGCGCGCCAGGTGGCGATGCTCGCCGCGGTCGGCGACACGTCGGTGGAGGTCGACGTGCGCGCCGACCCGGGGGTGCCCAGGGTGCCGATCCCGCCCGATGCCCTCAAGCAGATCCTCTTCAATCTGGTCGACAACGCGCGGGAGGCCGCCGGCAGCGACCGCCCGATCGCGCTCGCGATCCGGGTCGATCCCGCCACCGTCACCCTCGACGTGCTCGACCGGGGACCCGGCATCGACCCCGAGGTGGCCGCCCATCTCTTCGACCCCTTCTTCACCACGAAAGACGCGGTGACGGGCGTCGGGCTCGGCCTGTTCGTGGCCGAGGGGCTCGCGCGCCGCTACGGCGGGCGGATGGAGGCCGGCGACCGCGACGACGGCCCGGGGGCTCGCTTCCGGGTGGAGCTGCCCCGGCAGGCCGCGGCGCCGGGTGCCGCCGACCCGGAGTCCGCCGAACCGGGGCGCGCCGAATGA